Proteins encoded in a region of the Triticum dicoccoides isolate Atlit2015 ecotype Zavitan chromosome 3A, WEW_v2.0, whole genome shotgun sequence genome:
- the LOC119270931 gene encoding germin-like protein 8-8: MASSSFLLFTAILALVSWQAVASDPGPLQDFCVADNSSRVLVNGFVCKDPNAVTAEDFFLAAKLDMPRDTKMSKVGSNVTLVNVMKIAGLNTLGISLARIDYAPLGENPPHTHPRATEILTVLEGTLYVGFVTSNPENKLFSKELRKGDVFVFPQGLIHFQFNPNPYKPAVAIAALSSQNPGAITIANAVFGSKPMISDDVLAKAFQVEKKTVDWLQAQFWADNHN, from the exons ATGGCCTCCTCCAGCTTCCTTCTCTTCACTGCTATTCTTGCATTGGTCTCATGGCAGGCTGTAGCTTCCGATCCTGGTCCTCTCCAAGACTTCTGTGTCGCGGACAATAGCTCACGTG TGCTTGTTAATGGATTCGTCTGTAAGGACCCAAATGCTGTGACGGCGGAGGACTTCTTCCTGGCGGCCAAACTTGACATGCCTAGAGACACAAAGATGAGCAAGGTCGGGTCCAACGTGACCTTGGTCAACGTCATGAAGATCGCCGGCCTCAACACACTTGGCATCTCCCTCGCACGCATCGACTATGCACCCCTAGGCGAGAACCCTCCACACACACACCCTCGTGCCACCGAGATCCTCACCGTGCTTGAGGGTACACTCTATGTCGGCTTCGTCACATCAAACCCGGAAAACAAGCTCTTCTCCAAAGAGCTAAGGAAGGGTGATGTGTTTGTTTTCCCACAAGGACTCATCCACTTCCAGTTTAACCCCAACCCCTACAAGCCGGCGGTCGCAATTGCCGCACTTAGCAGCCAGAACCCAGGGGCAATTACCATTGCTAATGCTGTATTTGGATCAAAGCCTATGATCTCGGATGATGTTCTCGCCAAGGCCTTCCAGGTGGAGAAGAAGACCGTGGACTGGCTCCAAGCTCAGTTCTGGGCCGACAACCACAATTAA
- the LOC119270933 gene encoding germin-like protein 8-11, with protein sequence MATSSYFLLFAILALASWQAIASDPSPLQDFCVADNSSRVLVNGFVCKDPKDVKAEDFFLAAKLDMPRDTKTNKVGSNVTLINVMRIPGLNTLGISLARIDYAPLGENPPHTHPRATEILTVLEGTLYVGFITSNPDNKLLSKVLSEGDVFVFPEGLIHFQFNPNPYKPAVAIAALSSQNPGAITIANAMFGSKPAISDDVLAKAFQVEKKTVDWLQAQFWADNQN encoded by the exons ATGGCCACCTCTTCCTATTTCCTTCTCTTTGCCATTCTTGCGTTGGCGTCATGGCAGGCTATCGCTTCTGATCCGAGCCCCCTGCAAGACTTTTGTGTCGCAGACAACAGCTCACGTG TTCTAGTTAATGGATTTGTCTGCAAAGACCCAAAGGATGTCAAGGCCGAAGACTTCTTCTTGGCTGCCAAACTCGACATGCCGAGAGACACGAAGACGAACAAAGTTGGGTCCAATGTCACTTTGATCAATGTGATGCGGATTCCCGGCCTAAACACATTGGGCATCTCCCTGGCGCGCATCGACTATGCACCTTTAGGCGAGAACCCACCACACACTCACCCGCGTGCCACTGAGATCCTCACCGTGCTTGAAGGGACCCTTTATGTCGGCTTCATCACATCCAACCCAGACAACAAGTTATTGTCGAAGGTGCTTAGCGAGGGTGATGTGTTTGTATTCCCAGAAGGTCTCATCCACTTCCAGTTCAACCCCAACCCCTACAAACCGGCGGTGGCAATTGCTGCACTTAGCAGCCAGAACCCTGGGGCTATCACCATTGCCAACGCTATGTTTGGGTCAAAACCGGCAATCTCAGACGATGTTCTAGCCAAGGCGTTCCAAGTGGAGAAGAAGACTGTGGACTGGCTTCAGGCTCAGTTTTGGGCAGACAACCAGAACTAA
- the LOC119270932 gene encoding germin-like protein 8-8: MASFSSSCFLLCTAILALVSCQALSSDPGPLQDFCVADNSSRVLVNGFVCKDPKAVTAEDFFLAAKLDMPRDTKMSKVGSNVTLINVMKIAGLNTLGISLARIDYAPLGENPPHTHPRATEILTVLEGTLYVGFVTSNPENKLFSKELRKGDVFVFPQGLIHFQFNPNPYKPAVAIAALSSQNPGAITIANAVFGSEPMISDDVLAKAFQVEKKTVDWLQAQFWADNHN; this comes from the exons ATGGCCTCCTTCTCttcctcctgcttccttctctGCACTGCTATTCTTGCATTGGTCTCATGCCAGGCTCTATCTTCAGATCCTGGTCCTCTCCAAGACTTTTGTGTGGCGGACAATAGCTCGCGTG TACTTGTTAACGGATTCGTATGCAAGGACCCAAAGGCCGTGACAGCGGAGGACTTCTTCCTGGCGGCCAAACTCGACATGCCGAGAGACACAAAGATGAGCAAGGTCGGGTCCAACGTGACCTTGATTAACGTCATGAAGATTGCTGGCCTCAACACGCTTGGCATCTCCCTCGCACGCATCGACTACGCACCCCTAGGCGAGAACCCTCCACACACACACCCCCGTGCCACCGAGATCCTCACCGTGCTTGAGGGTACACTCTACGTCGGCTTCGTCACGTCCAACCCGGAAAACAAGCTCTTCTCCAAGGAGCTCAGGAAGGGtgatgtctttgttttcccgcaagGACTCATCCACTTCCAGTTTAACCCCAACCCCTACAAGCCCGCGGTTGCGATTGCCGCACTTAGCAGCCAGAACCCTGGGGCAATTACCATTGCCAACGCCGTATTTGGATCAGAGCCTATGATCTCGGATGATGTTCTCGCCAAGGCCTTTCAGGTGGAGAAGAAGACCGTGGACTGGCTCCAAGCTCAGTTCTGGGCCGACAACCACAATTAA
- the LOC119271693 gene encoding coatomer subunit beta'-2-like: protein MEYPDILAGAHVPGESWVNLGLGTGPSRGGVRAVHRWNPFPIRERVGGGRLVPTGEAPTMVTLESSATNRPRASRCPASTARRILTAYQARLVIWNYKTQTRMMEREFHPGFAHSLRNFSSRMFVSSVSFSSRVFVSSVRFIVKSTEQLFVVGDDDGYIHVHDCMTMKRAKEFKAHGGAVTSFAVHPTQPFVLSASRDQLIKLWNWEKGWVCIRTFTGHSARVNQVTFNPHDNNTFASASGDGTVKIWRIFSPTHFTSLNCEEGQRSVDYYPTGGDQQQQQHYMVTGSGWQLRPDNATARIWDLRTQTCTREIKGLNSYCEVGVIDCHPDRPAVLVTASGSCGVSLHDSTTYRCERTVHFGLGKVVCVAYVKGIRRGKNAAAPACSTGLERFCHCWPHRRFHPRSSLPLPALAHRCCHLLKRMTKQEEDVDIVGGVFPLTITSAPELVEEEDEYMDICNSNSACDCSSGCSDSNSSSDCCNSYSDESVDNTAPAKRTRTDRPW, encoded by the exons ATGGAGTACCCAGACATCCTAGCTGGGGCCCATGTGCCAGGAGAGAGTTGGGTCAATCTAGGCCTTGGTACTGGCCCATCCCGAGGGGGAGTGAGGGCGGTTCATAGGTGGAACCCTTTCCCCATCCGCGAGAGGGTCGGCGGTGGCCGTCTTGTGCCCACCGGGGAAGCACCGACGATGGTCACACTCGAGAGCAGCGCAACGAACCGACCGCGTGCCTCGCGCTGCCCTGCTTCCACAGCCAGGAG GATTTTGACTGCCTATCAGGCACGGCTTGTCATTTGGAACTACAAGACCCAG ACAAGAATGATGGAGCGTGAATTCCACCCTGGGTTTGCTCATTCCCTCAGAAACTTCTCCTCTAGGATGTTTGTTAGCAGCGTTAGTTTCTCCTCTAGGGTGTTCGTTAGCAGCGTTAGGTTTATCGTGAAGTCGACGGAGCAATTGTTCGTGGTGGGTGATGACGACGGGTACATCCACGTGCATGACTGTATGACAATGAAGAGAGCCAAGGAATTCAAAGCTCACGGCGGTGCGGTCACATCATTCGCCGTTCATCCGACTCAACCATTTGTGCTGTCGGCATCTCGTGACCAGCTGATCAAGCTTTGGAACTGGGAGAAGGGCTGGGTGTGCATCAGGACATTCACTGGGCACTCAGCCAGGGTGAACCAAGTCACGTTCAATCCGCATGACAACAACACTTTTGCCAGTGCTTCCGGGGACGGCACAGTGAAG ATCTGGAGAATTTTTTCTCCCACTCATTTCACCAGCCTCAACTGCGAAGAGGGGCAGCGCTCTGTTGATTACTATCCCACGGGTGgtgatcagcagcagcagcagcactacATGGTTACAGGATCGGGATGGCAGTTGAGACCGGACAATGCGACGGCACGC ATCTGGGATTTGCGAACACAGACATGTACCCGTGAAATCAAGGGGCTCAACTCATACTGTGAAGTTGGTGTGATCGACTGCCACCCAGATCGTCCAGCAGTATTGGTTACCGCGTCAGGAAGCTGTGGTGTTTCTCTCCACGACTCCACAACCTACAG GTGTGAGAGAACGGTTCATTTCGGTCTCGGCAAGGTTGTATGTGTTGCATACGTCAAGGGCATAAGAAG GGGGAAAAA cgccgccgccccggcctgtAGCACCGGCCTTGAAAGATTCTGCCACTGTTGGCCCCACCGCCGCTTCCACCCTCGAAGCAGTCTGCCACTGCCGGCCCTTGCCCATCGTTGCTGCCACTTGCTAAAGAGGATGACCAAACAGGAGGAAGATGTTGACATAGTCGGCGGCGTCTTTCCTTTGACGATCACGTCGGCACCAGAGCTCGTGGAAGAGGAGGATGAGTACATGGACATATGCAATTCCAACTCCGCATGTGATTGCAGCAGCGGTTGTTCTGATTCAAATTCCAGCAGTGATTGCTGCAACTCGTATTCAGATGAGAGCGTCGACAATACAGCTCCAGCAAAGCGCACACGAACTGATCGCCCGTGGTAA